Proteins co-encoded in one Bacillota bacterium genomic window:
- a CDS encoding NifU family protein, whose protein sequence is MKEKVKELLDQIRPNLQADGGDVELVEVEDDGTVKVRLKGACAGCPMSQMTLQHGIERLLKEQIPEVKRVVGV, encoded by the coding sequence ATGAAGGAAAAGGTCAAGGAACTCCTGGACCAAATTCGCCCCAACTTGCAGGCTGACGGCGGTGATGTGGAACTGGTGGAAGTAGAAGACGATGGAACCGTCAAGGTGCGGTTGAAGGGCGCTTGTGCCGGTTGTCCCATGTCCCAAATGACTCTGCAACACGGTATTGAGCGGTTATTGAAAGAGCAGATTCCTGAAGTCAAAAGGGTTGTTGGCGTTTAG
- a CDS encoding 2-phosphosulfolactate phosphatase — protein MQVDVALVPAELPYCPEVSVGVVIDVLRASSTITTALSNGASLVATFAEVEEARGWGAEAEGRLLGGERGALPIEGFCFGNSPLEYTKERVTGRQIGITTTNGTRAVELTLRQARTVLMASLLNIQAIVDYCRGAKDILLVCAGTEGRFSLEDAYCAGMILDRLGEIKTTDSARLVQGIYGQHREREPQQVLMQTVHGGRLLQLGFAKDVEYCGKVDLCPVVPLWDRGERAFVAVSGQDGEK, from the coding sequence GTGCAGGTGGATGTGGCGTTAGTTCCCGCGGAACTGCCCTATTGCCCGGAAGTGTCCGTGGGAGTGGTAATCGATGTCCTTCGGGCCAGTTCCACCATTACCACTGCATTGTCTAATGGGGCCTCGCTGGTGGCTACCTTTGCTGAAGTAGAAGAGGCCCGCGGGTGGGGAGCCGAGGCTGAAGGAAGGTTGCTGGGGGGAGAGCGGGGGGCCTTGCCCATCGAGGGCTTTTGCTTTGGCAATTCGCCTCTGGAATACACCAAGGAGAGGGTGACCGGGCGACAGATTGGTATCACCACCACCAACGGAACCCGGGCGGTGGAACTGACCCTCAGACAGGCCCGCACTGTCTTGATGGCCAGTCTCCTCAATATCCAGGCGATCGTGGATTATTGCCGTGGAGCCAAAGATATTCTGTTGGTCTGCGCTGGTACCGAGGGTAGGTTTTCCTTGGAAGATGCCTATTGTGCAGGCATGATCCTAGATCGGTTGGGAGAGATAAAAACCACCGATAGTGCCCGATTAGTCCAAGGAATCTATGGACAACATAGGGAAAGGGAGCCACAACAGGTGCTGATGCAGACGGTCCATGGCGGTAGATTGCTGCAGTTGGGCTTTGCCAAGGATGTGGAGTATTGCGGGAAAGTGGATCTTTGTCCGGTGGTGCCCCTGTGGGATCGAGGGGAGCGGGCCTTTGTGGCCGTTAGCGGTCAAGATGGGGAGAAATAG
- a CDS encoding co-chaperone GroES, whose amino-acid sequence MSFSLKPLADRVIVKPREAEEKTKGGIVIPDTAKEKPQEAEVVAVGPGAYDDEGNRKPMNVKVGDIVLFGKYAGTEVKIDGEKYLILRESELLAIVS is encoded by the coding sequence ATGAGCTTCAGTTTAAAACCCCTTGCAGATCGGGTCATTGTGAAGCCGCGAGAGGCAGAGGAAAAGACCAAAGGCGGAATTGTCATTCCGGACACGGCCAAGGAAAAGCCCCAGGAAGCGGAAGTCGTGGCTGTAGGTCCCGGCGCGTATGATGATGAAGGCAATCGCAAACCTATGAACGTCAAAGTCGGCGATATTGTGCTCTTTGGCAAGTATGCAGGGACCGAAGTGAAAATTGACGGCGAGAAGTACCTAATCCTCCGCGAGTCGGAGCTATTAGCCATCGTCTCCTAA
- the groL gene encoding chaperonin GroEL (60 kDa chaperone family; promotes refolding of misfolded polypeptides especially under stressful conditions; forms two stacked rings of heptamers to form a barrel-shaped 14mer; ends can be capped by GroES; misfolded proteins enter the barrel where they are refolded when GroES binds) — MVGKEILFDEAARRAMERGVNKLADAVKVTLGPRGRYVILEKKYGSPTITNDGVTIAREIELEDKFENMGAQLVKEVATKTNDVAGDGTTTATVLAQAMIKEGLKNVAAGANPMLLKRGMDKATAMVVEEIKKIAKPVETKEAIAQVASISAGDEEIGNLVAEAMEKVGRDGVITVEESQSVGMTLDVVEGMQFDRGYISPYMVTNKDTMEAVLENPYILITDRKISAAADLLPVLEKIVSAGRPLLIIAEDVEAEALATLVVNKIRGTLNVVAVKAPGFGDRRKAMLEDIAVVTNGRVISEEMGLKLENTTLEMLGRARQVRVDKDNTTIVDGAGSAEQIKARIAQIRREIEKTDSDYDREKLQERLAKLAGGVAVIGVGAATETELKARKHQVEDALSATRAAVEEGIVPGGGTTLLQAAAVLGDLQLEGDEATGVRIVAKALEEPTRMIANNAGLEGTIIVEEVRKSPKGTGYNAATGEYVDMVSAGIIDPAKVTRSALENATSIAGMFLTTEAIIAEEEEELPPTPPGGMSPDMMY, encoded by the coding sequence TTGGTAGGGAAAGAAATTCTGTTTGATGAAGCGGCACGACGCGCCATGGAAAGGGGCGTCAATAAACTAGCCGATGCAGTGAAGGTTACCCTGGGACCACGGGGTCGTTATGTCATTTTGGAGAAAAAGTATGGTTCGCCCACCATTACCAATGACGGTGTAACCATTGCCCGGGAGATTGAGCTTGAGGACAAGTTCGAGAACATGGGCGCCCAGTTGGTGAAGGAAGTGGCCACGAAAACCAATGATGTGGCTGGAGATGGAACCACCACCGCCACAGTTTTGGCCCAGGCCATGATTAAGGAAGGTCTGAAAAACGTAGCTGCCGGTGCTAACCCCATGCTCCTGAAGCGGGGTATGGACAAAGCCACTGCTATGGTAGTGGAGGAGATCAAGAAGATCGCCAAGCCCGTGGAGACCAAAGAGGCGATTGCCCAGGTGGCGAGCATTTCTGCTGGTGACGAGGAAATCGGTAACCTTGTGGCCGAAGCCATGGAAAAGGTAGGCCGCGACGGTGTGATCACCGTGGAAGAGTCCCAAAGCGTGGGTATGACCCTTGATGTGGTTGAGGGTATGCAGTTCGACCGGGGCTATATCTCGCCGTATATGGTTACCAACAAGGACACCATGGAAGCAGTCCTGGAGAACCCCTACATTTTGATCACCGACCGGAAGATCAGCGCGGCCGCAGATCTGTTACCGGTGCTAGAGAAGATCGTTTCCGCCGGTCGGCCGCTATTGATCATCGCTGAGGATGTGGAGGCGGAAGCCTTGGCCACCTTGGTGGTGAACAAGATCCGGGGTACCTTGAACGTGGTAGCGGTGAAGGCCCCTGGATTCGGCGATCGTCGGAAGGCTATGCTGGAGGACATAGCTGTTGTGACCAATGGTCGGGTCATCTCCGAGGAGATGGGTCTGAAGCTGGAAAACACCACTCTGGAGATGCTGGGCCGTGCCCGTCAAGTGCGGGTGGATAAAGACAACACCACCATTGTGGATGGAGCCGGTTCTGCGGAGCAGATCAAGGCCCGCATTGCTCAGATCCGACGGGAGATCGAGAAGACCGATTCCGATTACGATCGGGAGAAACTCCAGGAGCGGCTCGCGAAGCTGGCCGGTGGCGTAGCGGTCATCGGTGTGGGTGCCGCCACTGAAACGGAACTGAAGGCACGGAAGCATCAGGTGGAAGATGCTCTGTCTGCTACCCGGGCTGCCGTTGAGGAAGGAATCGTTCCGGGCGGTGGAACCACGTTGTTGCAGGCGGCCGCTGTGCTTGGGGACCTCCAGCTGGAGGGTGACGAAGCCACCGGTGTGCGGATCGTTGCCAAGGCCCTTGAGGAACCCACACGGATGATTGCCAACAACGCCGGTCTAGAGGGTACCATTATCGTGGAAGAGGTCCGGAAGTCCCCCAAGGGTACCGGTTACAATGCTGCAACCGGCGAGTATGTGGACATGGTCAGCGCGGGAATTATCGACCCGGCAAAGGTTACCCGGAGTGCCTTGGAGAATGCCACCAGTATCGCTGGTATGTTCCTGACCACCGAGGCCATCATTGCCGAGGAGGAAGAGGAGCTACCACCCACCCCGCCAGGCGGTATGTCTCCCGATATGATGTACTAA
- the hpt gene encoding hypoxanthine phosphoribosyltransferase yields the protein MVAEENIKVLISEEALQERIKEMGAQLTADYAEGDLFIVGILKGAFIFMADLIRSIDLPLAVDFVAISSYGSGTKQTGVVRILKDLDSTIEGKDVLIVEDIIDSGLTLKYLVENLQSRKPRSLRICTLLDKPERREVEISTDYTGFVIPNLFVVGYGLDFDERYRNLPYIGVL from the coding sequence ATGGTAGCAGAAGAAAACATTAAGGTTTTGATTTCCGAAGAGGCTTTGCAAGAACGTATCAAGGAGATGGGGGCGCAATTGACCGCGGACTACGCGGAGGGGGATCTGTTCATTGTGGGGATCCTGAAGGGCGCCTTCATCTTTATGGCAGATCTGATCCGGAGTATCGATCTGCCGTTGGCGGTGGACTTTGTGGCCATCTCCAGTTATGGTTCTGGAACGAAACAAACGGGTGTGGTGCGGATCCTGAAGGATTTGGATAGTACCATTGAAGGTAAGGATGTCCTTATCGTGGAGGATATCATTGACTCGGGGCTTACGCTGAAGTATCTGGTGGAGAACTTGCAATCGAGAAAACCCCGGAGTCTGCGGATTTGCACTCTGCTGGACAAGCCTGAGCGACGGGAAGTGGAGATCTCCACAGATTACACCGGTTTTGTGATCCCCAATCTTTTTGTAGTGGGCTATGGATTGGACTTCGATGAGCGATACAGAAACCTGCCCTATATCGGTGTGCTTTAA
- the guaA gene encoding glutamine-hydrolyzing GMP synthase produces MAIAQQMIDVIDFGGRQSQLVAQKLRSQQVYCRIVWHTKAKESLADLKVKGAVLCGDFSNPAEAGTLVKSVYQQIRELNKPVLAVGGAGFAFLAGTGGTLISRVGEKPEALVSLDPDLPLFAKLPKGKYVTKLSYAVSCPETPLEVVGWDEHKRPVAFTDPEQLFFVLLPGFDQATEGAILGNFAKVVCGCAANWTVQAFIDWQVEEIRRQVGDRRVVCGLSGGVDSSVTAALVHRAIGNQLVCIFVDHGLMRKNEPEEVVKAFQEEFAVQLIHVPAKERFLRRLEGVTDPEQKRKIIGGEFIRVFEEEAKKLGNVSYLAQGTIYPDVIESSAEGRPAVKSHHNVGGLPERMGLELVEPLKDLFKDEVRQLGIALGLPRRMVMRHPFPGPGLAVRIIGEITEEKLEILKEADAIFIEELRQAGLYDMIWQAFAVLTDTRTVGVREGKRVYGRTVILRAVESLDAMEADWSRIDYDVLARVSERILKEVPQVNRVCYDISPKPPATIEWE; encoded by the coding sequence ATGGCTATAGCACAACAAATGATCGATGTCATTGATTTTGGCGGTAGGCAGAGTCAACTGGTGGCCCAGAAGTTGCGGTCCCAACAGGTGTATTGTCGGATCGTGTGGCACACTAAGGCCAAGGAATCCTTGGCGGATCTTAAGGTAAAAGGGGCCGTTTTGTGTGGAGATTTTTCTAACCCCGCAGAAGCGGGGACGCTGGTGAAATCGGTGTACCAGCAGATTCGAGAGCTGAACAAACCGGTCTTGGCGGTGGGGGGAGCAGGTTTTGCCTTTCTGGCGGGTACCGGTGGGACCTTGATCTCCCGGGTTGGGGAAAAGCCTGAGGCTTTGGTTTCTTTAGATCCCGATTTGCCCCTCTTTGCGAAGCTGCCCAAGGGTAAATATGTGACCAAGCTTAGCTATGCCGTTTCCTGTCCCGAAACCCCCTTGGAGGTTGTGGGGTGGGATGAACATAAACGTCCTGTGGCCTTTACAGATCCGGAACAACTGTTTTTTGTCCTTTTGCCTGGGTTTGACCAGGCCACCGAGGGTGCGATCCTGGGCAACTTTGCGAAAGTGGTCTGTGGATGTGCAGCCAACTGGACGGTGCAGGCCTTCATTGACTGGCAGGTGGAAGAGATTCGTAGACAAGTGGGCGATCGTCGGGTGGTCTGTGGTCTCAGCGGCGGAGTGGATTCCTCGGTAACCGCCGCACTGGTGCATAGGGCCATTGGGAATCAGTTGGTCTGCATTTTCGTGGATCACGGTCTGATGCGGAAAAACGAGCCAGAAGAAGTGGTGAAAGCCTTCCAAGAGGAGTTTGCGGTCCAATTGATCCACGTGCCGGCCAAGGAAAGGTTCCTCCGCCGGTTGGAGGGAGTGACGGATCCCGAGCAGAAGCGGAAGATTATCGGGGGGGAGTTTATCCGTGTCTTTGAGGAAGAGGCGAAGAAGCTAGGAAACGTCAGCTACCTCGCCCAGGGGACTATCTACCCCGATGTGATTGAAAGCAGTGCCGAGGGCAGACCAGCGGTGAAATCCCATCACAATGTTGGGGGCTTGCCAGAGCGGATGGGTTTGGAGTTGGTGGAACCGCTCAAAGACCTCTTTAAGGATGAGGTGCGGCAGCTGGGTATCGCCCTGGGGTTGCCCAGGAGAATGGTGATGCGCCATCCCTTCCCGGGTCCCGGTCTGGCGGTAAGGATCATTGGCGAGATCACCGAGGAGAAGCTGGAGATCCTCAAGGAAGCCGATGCCATCTTCATTGAAGAACTGCGGCAAGCGGGACTTTACGATATGATTTGGCAGGCCTTCGCCGTGCTTACGGATACCCGCACCGTAGGGGTGCGTGAGGGTAAAAGGGTCTATGGTCGGACGGTGATCCTGCGGGCGGTAGAAAGCCTGGATGCCATGGAGGCCGACTGGTCCCGGATTGACTACGACGTGTTGGCCCGGGTCAGTGAGCGGATTCTGAAGGAAGTGCCTCAAGTAAACCGGGTTTGCTATGATATCAGTCCCAAGCCCCCAGCCACCATTGAATGGGAATAG
- the hisD gene encoding histidinol dehydrogenase has protein sequence MIKVLDTRTDAREAIRKAARRPAPEEMEVAPRVLERTKEIFQESLTPQEAVARIIADVRERGNAAVLEYARRIDGANLQESTMWVSQEELVQAKEKVSDEFLDALVLATEQIRSYHRKQLPNSWWETDKDGLLLGQKYTPVRSVGAYVPGGSAPLVSSLLMSCIPAQVAGVEEIIVATPVSGQGQVNPHILAAADHLGLDRILKIGGAQAIAALAFGTETVPQVDKIVGPGNIFVTLAKKQVFGHVGIDMLAGPSEILIIADETANPAWVAADLLSQAEHDPDAAAVLVTPSRSLGVLVQEELARQVEQLDRKEWALESLKRYGMIVYTRDLQEATEIANLFAPEHLELCVADPFGLLSQIHNAGAIFLGHHTCESLGDYVAGPNHILPTNGSARFSSCLDVHTFLKRSSVIYYTPARLQEHGPKAAQLADVEGLQAHGEAVRIRLRGGGA, from the coding sequence ATGATCAAAGTGCTTGATACCAGGACGGACGCAAGGGAGGCGATCCGCAAGGCCGCAAGACGGCCCGCCCCCGAGGAGATGGAAGTGGCGCCCCGGGTGTTGGAAAGGACCAAGGAAATTTTTCAAGAGAGCCTAACCCCCCAGGAAGCGGTGGCGAGGATTATCGCTGATGTACGTGAGCGGGGCAATGCGGCGGTGTTGGAGTACGCCCGGCGGATCGATGGTGCCAACTTGCAGGAGAGTACAATGTGGGTGAGCCAGGAGGAACTGGTCCAGGCCAAAGAGAAAGTGAGCGATGAGTTCCTCGATGCTTTGGTTTTGGCCACAGAACAGATCCGCAGCTATCATCGGAAGCAACTGCCTAACTCTTGGTGGGAAACCGATAAAGACGGTCTGCTATTGGGCCAGAAATATACGCCGGTGCGGTCGGTGGGGGCGTACGTCCCCGGCGGTAGTGCACCCTTGGTCTCTAGCTTGCTGATGAGCTGTATTCCCGCCCAAGTGGCGGGGGTGGAGGAAATCATTGTGGCCACACCCGTTTCTGGTCAGGGCCAGGTAAACCCGCACATCCTTGCTGCGGCCGATCATTTGGGACTGGACCGGATTTTGAAAATCGGTGGGGCCCAGGCCATTGCTGCTTTGGCCTTTGGCACCGAAACCGTGCCCCAGGTGGACAAGATTGTGGGGCCGGGGAATATCTTCGTGACCCTAGCAAAGAAACAGGTCTTCGGCCATGTGGGGATCGACATGTTGGCGGGTCCCAGCGAGATTTTGATTATCGCGGATGAGACCGCTAATCCCGCTTGGGTGGCCGCGGATCTCCTTTCCCAGGCGGAACACGATCCCGATGCCGCGGCGGTCTTGGTCACACCGTCCCGGAGCCTTGGGGTTCTGGTTCAGGAAGAATTGGCCCGGCAGGTGGAGCAGCTGGATCGCAAGGAGTGGGCCCTGGAGTCTCTGAAACGCTATGGCATGATCGTCTACACCAGGGACTTGCAGGAAGCCACCGAGATCGCGAATCTCTTCGCCCCGGAACACTTGGAGCTTTGTGTGGCGGATCCCTTTGGTCTGTTGTCCCAAATTCACAATGCCGGAGCGATCTTTCTCGGACATCACACCTGTGAATCCCTAGGGGATTATGTGGCGGGACCCAACCACATTCTGCCCACCAATGGTTCTGCCCGGTTCAGTTCTTGTCTTGATGTGCATACCTTCTTGAAGCGTTCCAGTGTGATCTACTACACACCCGCGCGCTTACAGGAGCATGGTCCCAAAGCAGCGCAACTGGCCGACGTAGAAGGATTACAGGCCCATGGGGAAGCGGTCCGGATCCGGTTGAGGGGAGGCGGAGCCTAA
- the hisB gene encoding imidazoleglycerol-phosphate dehydratase HisB produces the protein MERRAQIHRQTKETSIELSLNVDGTGQYHLQTGVGFFDHMLAALAKHGRFDLDLTVQGDLEVDAHHTVEDVGLCLGEAFRQALGDKANITRFGQACVPMDEALVLAAVDLCGRGFYYGDLQGLEGAQLGTMDGQLVPEFFQSLAYRGGITLHVRVLAGGNWHHMAEAAFKAVAVALRQACSRDQSAGIPSTKGTLD, from the coding sequence GTGGAACGGAGAGCACAGATCCACCGCCAGACGAAGGAAACCAGTATCGAGCTTTCGTTGAATGTTGATGGTACCGGGCAGTACCACCTCCAGACCGGTGTGGGTTTTTTCGATCATATGTTGGCGGCCCTAGCCAAACACGGACGCTTTGATCTGGATCTTACGGTCCAGGGGGACTTGGAAGTAGATGCCCACCACACGGTGGAGGATGTGGGCCTTTGTCTGGGGGAAGCCTTCCGCCAGGCCTTGGGGGACAAGGCGAATATCACTCGGTTTGGACAGGCCTGTGTGCCCATGGACGAGGCCCTGGTGTTGGCCGCGGTGGACCTTTGTGGTCGGGGCTTTTATTACGGCGACCTTCAAGGCTTGGAAGGGGCTCAGTTGGGGACCATGGACGGTCAGTTAGTCCCTGAGTTTTTCCAGTCCCTGGCCTACCGGGGTGGGATTACCCTTCACGTGCGGGTCCTGGCTGGAGGCAACTGGCATCATATGGCGGAGGCGGCTTTTAAAGCTGTGGCCGTGGCCCTTCGGCAAGCCTGTAGCAGGGATCAGTCGGCAGGGATTCCTTCCACGAAGGGGACTTTGGATTAG
- the hisA gene encoding 1-(5-phosphoribosyl)-5-[(5-phosphoribosylamino)methylideneamino]imidazole-4-carboxamide isomerase, which produces MQVIPAIDLRAGKCVRLRQGDPQQQTTYSDDPVAVAEEFAAAGAELIHVVDLDGAFSGSSQNLEVIRSIAAHVPIPIQVGGGIRSLEAIERILGAGVSRVILGTVAHREPELVRRACEVYGERIIVGIDAKNGRVAISGWQEGTDVLAYDLGLRMKRLGVRTIIFTDIARDGMLSGPNYESLGQMLKLGVSIIASGGVSSLDDLERLAQWRDQGLVGAIVGKALYDGKINLRQAIELVQNRRL; this is translated from the coding sequence TTGCAGGTAATACCAGCCATCGATTTGCGTGCGGGGAAGTGTGTGCGTTTGCGCCAGGGTGACCCCCAGCAGCAGACCACATACAGCGACGATCCTGTCGCGGTGGCGGAGGAGTTTGCTGCTGCCGGGGCGGAGTTGATTCACGTGGTGGATCTGGATGGAGCCTTCAGTGGTTCCTCCCAGAACCTGGAGGTAATTCGGTCCATCGCGGCACATGTCCCTATACCCATCCAGGTAGGCGGAGGAATCCGCAGCCTAGAAGCCATTGAGCGGATCTTGGGTGCGGGGGTCAGCCGGGTGATCCTGGGGACTGTGGCCCATCGGGAACCGGAACTGGTGCGCAGGGCCTGTGAGGTTTATGGTGAGCGGATCATTGTTGGGATTGATGCCAAGAACGGTCGGGTGGCCATTTCTGGTTGGCAGGAGGGTACCGATGTGTTGGCCTACGATCTGGGGTTGCGGATGAAAAGGTTGGGGGTGCGTACTATCATTTTCACCGACATTGCCCGGGATGGAATGTTGAGTGGCCCCAATTACGAGAGTCTTGGTCAAATGTTGAAATTGGGCGTTTCTATCATTGCCTCCGGTGGTGTCTCCTCCCTTGATGATCTCGAAAGACTCGCCCAATGGCGGGATCAGGGGTTAGTGGGGGCCATTGTGGGCAAGGCACTGTATGACGGGAAAATCAATCTGCGGCAAGCCATTGAGTTGGTGCAAAACCGCCGGCTTTAA
- the hisI gene encoding phosphoribosyl-AMP cyclohydrolase — MEIKDLKFQDNLIPAIVQDHRTGEVLMLAYMNPESVQRTLETGRTWFWSRSRQKYWMKGESSGHVQIVKEVITDCDHDTLLVKVEQVGPGACHTGQRSCFHNPLGGEGKLGEAAFDVATVYGKANLLEQLYDRAGGADAEAVAQQLQETAEKLSTPGQDKETVARLAGELLGQLMARLKAQGVSVDDLLVALNTKDL; from the coding sequence ATGGAAATCAAAGATCTGAAGTTCCAGGACAACCTGATCCCAGCCATCGTCCAAGATCATCGAACAGGCGAGGTGCTGATGCTAGCCTACATGAATCCCGAGTCGGTGCAACGGACCCTGGAGACGGGGCGAACCTGGTTTTGGAGCCGTAGTCGGCAGAAGTATTGGATGAAGGGTGAATCCTCCGGTCATGTGCAGATCGTCAAAGAGGTGATCACCGACTGTGACCATGACACCCTACTGGTGAAGGTGGAACAGGTGGGGCCTGGTGCCTGCCATACGGGACAACGCAGTTGCTTCCACAACCCCTTGGGGGGCGAAGGAAAACTGGGGGAGGCGGCCTTTGATGTGGCCACCGTTTACGGTAAGGCCAATTTGCTCGAGCAGCTTTACGATCGGGCCGGTGGTGCCGATGCCGAAGCAGTGGCGCAACAGCTGCAGGAGACTGCGGAAAAACTGAGCACCCCCGGACAAGATAAAGAAACCGTGGCCCGCCTCGCCGGTGAGCTACTTGGCCAATTGATGGCAAGACTCAAGGCCCAGGGTGTATCCGTCGATGACCTGTTGGTGGCCCTTAATACGAAGGATCTATGA
- the pcrA gene encoding DNA helicase PcrA produces the protein MNLLAELNEQQREAVIHGAGPLLVIAGAGSGKTRALTFRIAYLIKNLGVPPWEILAVTFTNKAAEEMKERVEELLGTDVDIWIGTFHATCVRILRREIQHLGMKPNFVIYDTQDQKAALKTCIAELDLDTKQYDPNGVLGAISRAKNNLITPEQYLEDASDHYEKTVARIYRRYQEVLASYNACDFDDLLVYTVRLFEEHPAVLSKYQDRFRWILVDEYQDTNHAQYRIVNLLASKHRNLCVVGDADQSIYAFRGADFRNILEFTADYPEAKVVKLEQNYRSSQNILEAANRVIEHNSLRPEKKLWTENPPGDPLYFFIGEDEREEARFVAGEILRLGDYKNIAILYRTHAQSRALEEEFMYRGVPYTILGGMRFYERKEIKDLIAYLRLVVNPDDDFSFQRIINVPRRGIGPATLEKIEKYAAEHGISLYQASAQARQIPGLGPRVAGALAGLVTLLEDCRKLLAEQSSVTKVADKLMQDSGYLAMLLEEKTPEAEARVENLKEFLTVTKQFDLQEEAGDLAAFLEQVTLVSDVDNWDEDADAVSMMTLHSAKGLEFPVVFMVGMEEGIFPNARCAFDPGELEEERRLCYVGITRARERLYLTCARYRTIYGMTRNSVPSQFINEIPKHLLETVGMSSGLKLGSTQDKSTTEFVPGEKIRHRVFGIGTVVKAVNSEITVVFEGRGLKVLDLNYAPVERV, from the coding sequence TTGAACCTGCTTGCTGAACTGAACGAACAGCAGAGGGAGGCGGTAATCCACGGGGCGGGTCCTTTGCTGGTGATCGCTGGGGCCGGTAGCGGCAAGACCAGAGCCCTGACCTTTCGCATTGCTTATTTAATCAAGAATCTCGGCGTGCCTCCCTGGGAGATCCTCGCGGTGACCTTTACCAACAAGGCGGCAGAGGAAATGAAGGAACGGGTGGAGGAACTGTTGGGGACCGATGTGGATATCTGGATCGGGACCTTTCATGCCACCTGTGTGCGGATTCTGCGGCGAGAGATTCAGCATCTGGGGATGAAACCAAATTTCGTCATCTATGATACCCAGGATCAAAAGGCGGCCTTGAAGACTTGTATCGCGGAGTTGGACCTGGATACGAAACAATATGATCCCAATGGGGTCCTTGGGGCCATTAGCCGGGCCAAAAACAATCTGATCACCCCCGAGCAGTACCTAGAGGATGCTTCGGATCACTATGAAAAGACTGTGGCCCGGATCTACCGCCGGTACCAGGAGGTCTTGGCGAGCTACAACGCCTGCGACTTTGACGATCTTTTGGTGTATACCGTCCGGCTGTTCGAGGAGCACCCGGCGGTTTTGAGCAAGTACCAGGACCGGTTCCGCTGGATTTTGGTGGATGAGTACCAGGACACCAACCATGCCCAATACCGGATTGTGAACTTGCTGGCCAGTAAACACCGCAATCTCTGTGTGGTGGGGGATGCGGACCAGTCCATATACGCCTTCCGGGGAGCGGATTTCCGCAACATCCTGGAGTTCACCGCGGACTACCCCGAAGCCAAGGTGGTAAAGCTGGAACAAAACTACCGTTCGAGCCAGAACATTCTAGAGGCGGCTAACCGGGTTATTGAACATAACTCCCTACGGCCCGAGAAGAAATTGTGGACGGAGAATCCCCCGGGCGATCCCCTGTATTTTTTCATCGGGGAAGACGAACGGGAGGAAGCTCGGTTTGTGGCGGGGGAGATCCTCCGGTTGGGAGATTACAAAAACATCGCGATTTTGTATCGCACCCATGCCCAGTCCCGGGCCTTGGAGGAAGAGTTCATGTACAGGGGCGTTCCCTATACGATCCTTGGGGGGATGCGCTTTTACGAGCGGAAGGAGATTAAGGACCTCATCGCCTATCTGCGTCTGGTGGTCAACCCCGATGACGATTTTAGTTTCCAGCGGATCATCAATGTGCCCCGTCGGGGTATCGGGCCGGCCACTTTGGAGAAAATAGAAAAGTATGCGGCAGAACACGGTATTTCCCTCTATCAGGCCAGTGCCCAGGCGCGGCAGATCCCGGGCCTGGGGCCAAGGGTGGCTGGTGCCTTGGCGGGGTTGGTTACCCTTCTAGAAGACTGTCGGAAGCTCCTGGCCGAGCAGTCGTCGGTGACCAAGGTGGCAGACAAGCTAATGCAGGACTCGGGATACTTGGCCATGTTGCTCGAGGAGAAGACCCCCGAGGCCGAGGCCCGGGTGGAGAACCTGAAGGAATTTCTCACGGTGACGAAGCAGTTTGATTTACAGGAAGAAGCGGGAGATTTGGCAGCTTTCCTCGAGCAGGTCACCCTGGTCTCCGATGTGGACAATTGGGATGAGGATGCCGATGCGGTGAGTATGATGACACTCCATTCGGCTAAGGGCTTGGAGTTTCCCGTGGTCTTCATGGTGGGGATGGAGGAGGGCATTTTTCCCAATGCTCGTTGTGCCTTCGATCCGGGAGAACTGGAAGAGGAACGGCGCCTGTGCTATGTGGGAATCACCCGGGCCAGGGAACGCCTGTATTTGACTTGCGCCCGGTATCGCACCATTTACGGTATGACGCGCAACAGCGTGCCTTCCCAATTCATTAATGAGATCCCCAAGCACTTATTGGAAACGGTGGGGATGAGTTCTGGACTGAAGCTTGGATCGACTCAGGATAAATCGACCACTGAGTTTGTGCCGGGGGAGAAGATCCGGCATCGGGTCTTTGGTATCGGTACTGTGGTAAAGGCGGTCAACAGCGAGATAACCGTAGTATTTGAGGGGCGGGGACTTAAGGTTTTGGACCTGAACTATGCCCCGGTGGAAAGGGTCTGA